In Xiphophorus maculatus strain JP 163 A chromosome 18, X_maculatus-5.0-male, whole genome shotgun sequence, a single genomic region encodes these proteins:
- the LOC102228631 gene encoding folate receptor beta-like yields MLLFLGCLLTLSSGALCLDQLNMCMNAKHHKVEPGPEGALYNQCVPWRENACCTANTSAEAHNDNSYLYNFNWNHCGAMSAKCKKHFIQDTCFYECSPHLGPWIQSADESWRKERILNVPLCKEDCEQWWEDCKDDFTCKTNWHKGWDWSSGTNKCPADSQCTKWTDVYATPKSMCEQIWSNSYLYTTLTKDSGRCMQLWFTGSNPNKKVAEYYLNTAQRGQSFPVTMLLFLTAMSFFVTIF; encoded by the exons ATGCTGTTGTTCCTGGGCTGTCTGCTCACCCTTTCCAGTGGCGCTCTGTGTCTGGACCAACTCAACATGTGCATGAATGCAAAACATCACAAAGTGGAGCCTGGCCCTGAGGGAGCACTGTATAATCAG TGTGTTCCCTGGCGTGAGAATGCATGTTGCACTGCTAACACCAGCGCAGAGGCCCACAATGACAACTCTTACCTGTATAATTTCAACTGGAACCACTGCGGTGCGATGAGCGCCAAGTGCAAGAAACATTTCATCCAGGACACTTGCTTCTATGAGTGTTCCCCACACTTGGGACCCTGGATACAATCG GCAGATGAGAGCTGGCGAAAGGAGCGGATCTTGAACGTGCCTCTTTGCAAAGAGGATTGCGAACAGTGGTGGGAAGACTGCAAGGATGATTTTACTTGCAAGACAAATTGGCACAAGGGATGGGACTGGAGCTCTG GTACCAACAAGTGTCCTGCAGACAGTCAATGCACAAAATGGACTGATGTCTATGCAACACCCAAATCCATGTGTGAACAAATCTGGTCCAACTCTTACCTTTACACCACCCTTACCAAAGACTCTGGTCGCTGCATGCAGCTTTGGTTCACAGGATCAAACCCCAACAAGAAGGTGGCTGAGTACTACCTCAACACCGCTCAGCGGGGCCaaagttttcctgtaacaatgCTACTCTTCCTGACTGCCATGTCTTTCTTTGTAACCATCTTCTAG